Genomic DNA from Echeneis naucrates chromosome 14, fEcheNa1.1, whole genome shotgun sequence:
TGAATATAGCACGTTGCAAAATACGGTCATTTGTTACTCTTAAAATAAGAGCTTCACAAATACAACGTTAACTTACTTGTTCCCGTTTTCCCCGGTAACCCGGACCAATTAAACAATCGGACAGCACACTTCCGGTGTGGCTTTATTCTCATCGCAGTTTTTTGCGTTGTGGAGTTTGCAGTTGCGTGAGCCTTCTCGGCCACCGTAGGAAATACCATTAACGCCACCAGTATCACAGACACAATTACATCACCATCATCCGTTTTAACTGTGACCTCTGACGTAATGAGGAGAGGCACACGGTAATGGCTGTTTCCTCTAATGGGCTCCCATTATCCTCCACCACATGCACCAGGGGGCCCGTCTCATCCTTtaaacttcaacacaacatttaTTATAATCTCATATATTGTCTGTTGTGTTCATGCtcataattaaataattacaaGTTATTATCTGATTCTGAGTAAAGAGAGCAACAATATTAACTTTTaccaaatttgatttgacttatAATGATGAGCACCTAACAGCTGTGACCTATCAGGTTACTGCAGTGAACCCTGGTGGTGGATGGTAGCGCCCTAAAGTCACGTTGTTCAACTTCATATTGAGATAGACACCAGTTCACAAGAAACAAATCATCTGTAAAAACATCCCaatcttttttacatttgacaGCTTCATTGGCAATTATTCATGCATTCAATAACTTCACAGATGGCTGTGACAAGAGAGGAAAATTTGGTGCgttttaaaaattacatttttgcttCATATCTCCTTTTAGCGGGGCTCTTTTGAAACTTTACTTGAAGTTTGATCAAATTTTTAGCTGTCGGTATATATTCAGTTTTCtgatatatacacacagcacaATTACAATCTGCATTaagtttatttgtgtctttgctcATATAAGCCGACATCAGATGGTCAAAGAAGTGGtgcaggaaatgttttatttaatgaaaatgacattgaagaaaacaagagcCTTTAGACCCAGAAATGCGATGAATCTAACTGAAATTTGCACGTGCGCAGGGCTCACGTTTTGTTcacaatcaaatatttattttttgtgataaGCAGCCTTTTCCCATCACTTGGATCGTGGGAGAGTATATGTATTTCCAACTTGAATTTCTGTCCTGAGCCTAAATGTTATCAGCCAGCCATTTAATCTGGAGCGTTGTCAGGTTTATCGATGTACAGACGTTGATTTTGTATGAATTTGTAGGACTATTTCTGCTGATGTAAAAACCCAGCAGATTGCAACTGCTGCAAAGACTAATCATCTGTCAGAGATACTGTGTCATCTTCACAGCTACGTTACAGTTTTTATCTCGACTACAGCTCCTTGACAAGTTATAATTGTTTTGGGTTCTTGTGATTAGATGGAAATGCTTCTCACGTAATGAAGACTGGTGATTTTACAGGATGTGCTGTTGTGACCTCACAAATTTTTGTTAGAAAGTGTGCATTACAAATTGAAGATATGGGACTCTATTGAGCAGAAATATGggtattttagtattttaacCAGCTTTTTCTCATCAAATTATGGACATAGTTAAATTACTGCTGTCTTGTTTTCAAATTATTCTCTCGAGGTCAATATATAAAAATAGATGAGCTGTGAAACATAAATAGATGACCTCTTCCTGCCAATGGCAATCACCATGCAGTGGCAaggaatacaaaaacaaagctttttaacacatttaacaagaattacatttctcaaaattaggtttattcatttattagtTATTCAAAAACTCTGTTGGGGTTTGCCATGTTTATGTGGATTCTGAGCTTCCAGGGCATGTCTGCCCTCATGACACACCCAGAGAGGTGGAGCAGTGTGGAGCACTGTAATAGAGAACATAAAAACCTGCCGTACTCAGAAATATCAATTTGGGATTTGTCTGTTTTGCCTGGTGTGCTACAAGGGAATCTTGTTCAGGACCTCTGCTGTACAATGTCACTCATCAAGGTGTTGACCATTATAGCGTTAGTCCCAGTTGTTTTCAACCTACTGAAACTGGCCTGGAAATGTTGGCGTGGGCTAAGAGAGTTTGTGTTGTCAGAATATTGGAAGGTGAATTTAAGGACGTATGGACAATGGGCAGGTAAAGTCAAAGAAAACCTGTTGCATGCTGTATTTCAGTTTACaaactgtatttattgtatctatGTGTGCgtaaaaaaatgtgaagaatttAAGAGTTCTTATAAATTACTGCAATATAATTCTACAATTATACTGATTGCTGTGGAATTTCTGCAGTTGTAACAGGCGCAACATCCGGCATTGGTAAAGCTTATGCCAAGCAAGTGAGTCTCCTGtacacaaccacaacaatttAAAGCTCTGAATAGTTGGTACGCTCACTGACCAAACCCGTCGGTCTGTGTGCCTCCTTCTAGCTGGCACAGAGAGGCCTGGATGTCATTTTGGTAAGCAGATCTGATGAAAAACTTCAGGTGGTTGCCAAAGAGATAGGTTAGTGAAACTTTAAAAAGTACTCTAGGATTTCATACTGTTTTCCAACCGAACACATTTTTTGTTCAATGTACGAATCCAATATTCAAAATATCACTTGTCCCCCTCAGAGGACCGTTATGGACGAAAGACTCGTACCATCCGAGTGGACTTCACAGATGGCCACAGCATCTACCGTGCTATAGCCAAGGAACTAGAAGGCCTGGAGATTGGAATTCTGGGTAATAGGAAAACTGAttacagaaaaaataacaagGAATTGGATCTCATTTAGATActgtatgaaatgaaaaaaaaaggaaatatcagAAACTAATACTTTAATAAAAGATGGATCCATCTGTGGCATCACTTGAATGAGGCAGTATAATATCTGTTCTACCTGTCAAGTTAAAGAACACAACAAATTCATGCTGAACCTTCGAAGCAGAGCAGCTGTATGTTGATGTGCTTTTATATGACTGACTTAGCTTTGAAAAATATCAGGTTTTTCAATGAATAATGAGCATTAAACcaatatttttttgctttttttaccCACACAGTCAACAATGTAGGAATGACACATTCTGATCATCTTGCCTATTTCCTGGAGATACCAGACAGTGAAAAGGTAAGTGCTGCattataaatgtatatttctgtGGACCAAAACACTTAAGTGTTTATATTTACTGACAGACTGCTAGAGAGGTCGCATTTACCTGAATCACCGTTCACATATTTTCCTTTGTGCTCATATGTTGACCAGAAAATCACTCAGGTTATCAACTGTAACatactgtctgtctctcaggtaaGATCTTTATATGACATGTGATTCATGTGTCACTGTGATTGTTTGTGTCACATAATCTACAGGTATCTGCATTCACTGTTTCAAGCGTACACTTGTTTTCTGAAAcgttatgatgatgatgtgttatCTTCACTCAGATGACCAGACTGGTTCTTCCGGGTATGATTGAAAGGTATTGTCACAAATACTCAGAGGCTTAGAGTGGGTGTGAGAATGTGGGAATCACTTGACACTTAAGACTCAATTGACTTTTTCTTGTAGCATCTTGTGAGGTCACTCAGCTACTTCAGCGAGTACAGTGTCACCGTGGTTTTCAATGCCaccaacacactgacacagaaaaTAGTCCACCCAAAAGACTGCACAATGCAACCACAGAATTATTTTGCTGTGAA
This window encodes:
- the hsd20b2 gene encoding hydroxysteroid (20-beta) dehydrogenase 2; this translates as MSLIKVLTIIALVPVVFNLLKLAWKCWRGLREFVLSEYWKVNLRTYGQWAVVTGATSGIGKAYAKQLAQRGLDVILVSRSDEKLQVVAKEIEDRYGRKTRTIRVDFTDGHSIYRAIAKELEGLEIGILVNNVGMTHSDHLAYFLEIPDSEKKITQVINCNILSVSQMTRLVLPGMIERGSGLIINISSEAGNRPHPLFSLYSATKIFVTYFSQCLHAEYKSKGITVQCVAPLLVSTNMTNNMKVNCFVKSASEYAREALNTVGHSSYTSGCLSHALQNMALTVLMPDWLRMSSFFIRVLRNYVDIVKGQRQACKEDEKFRAC